CTTAATGTTTCAAGACCGAAATAATCCTGGATATCCCTTGTGTTAACGGTTATAGCTCCTTCACCGGGAACCAACCTTACTCTTGCTATTGATTTTTTCCTTCTACCTGTACCGATATATTGTACCTTTGCCATGGTTTATCCTCCCTTCACGCCTTTATTTGTCAGTTTTAATTTCTAATACTTCGGGCTGCTGAGCCTGATGCTGATGTTCAGGTCCTCTGAAAACCTTTAACTTCTTCAACATCTTTCTTCCTAAAGGTCCTTTAGGAAGCATTCCTCTAACTGCCTCATAAACTGCAAACTCCGGCTTGGAACTTAAAAGCTGCCTGTATGAAGTTTCTTTAAGGCCGCCGGGATACAATGAATGATGCCGGTAAAATTTCTGATCCAGTTTCTTTCCTGTAAGTACTACCTTCTCAGCATTCACTATTATAACGAAATCACCTGTATCCATATGAGGTGTATATATTGGTTTATTCTTTCCTCTTAATATTGAAGCAACTTGAGATGCCATTCTTCCCAGAGTTTTTCCCTGAGCGTCTACAACATACCATTTTCTGTTGATATCTGCTGGCTTTGCAATATATGTTGTTTTCATTTTTTTCCCTCCTATTTTCATAAAAAACTACTTGTCATGGAATTGCTGCAATTCAGCTCGGGATACTGAAACTTATGCAATCCTATTTTATATCCGTATATATAAAAGATCCGGGGCTAGTGGATCTTTTTACACCACTAAATATTGTAATACAATTAGCCTGGTGTGTCAAGGAATACTTAGAAATTCCAGGCCTTCACGAAGCTTTTTAATAATATACCTCCTCTAAGCATAAGCCTTGAGGCGGGGCAGTCTTTCCTGCTCTTTCCCTGTCTTTGCTCTCTATTATCCTTGTTATGTCATTTGGGCTTATTATGCCCCTTCCTATGTCAATCAAGGTCCCTGATATTATTCTAACCATATTATAAAGAAAACCGTCAGCTTCTATATAAAGCTTTATAATATCATCTGAATGTACGAGATTCAGAAGCCTTATGGTCCTTATGGTGGTCTTGACAGAACTCCCTGTGGACATAAAGGCCGAAAAATCCTGGGTGCCTAAAAAATATTTACAGGCTTCCCTCATACTGTCGATACAAAGCGGGTACCACACATGGGCAGCAAAATTTCTCAATAAGGGTGATGACACTCTTCTGTTCAATATGGTATAAGAATACCTCTTTCCCGTACTGCTGTAACGGCTGTGAAAATTCTCATCCACATATTGTGCATCAAGAATTGCTATATCCTCCGGCAGCTTGCTGTTTATAGCCGCTGCAATGCTTTTCTCGGGTATCGTTGTGTCACAGAAGAAATTGGCTGTCATTCCCTTAGCATGAACTCCTGCGTCAGTCCTGCTGGAGCCTGTAAGATTGATACTTTGGCCAGTGACAGTTATGATAGCTTTTTCAATAGATTCCTGGATGGAAACAGAATTTTTCTGTATCTGCCATCCGCTATAATTAGTCCCGTCATATTCAATTGTCAATTTAATGTTTCTCATAGCTTTAACCCCGATTATAAAAATATGGGTATCATACTATAAAAATCTGCTGTACACTGAAACAGCTACCAACAGGACAATTATTGCCATTGCTGCCTTATCTATGTTTTTTATTTTAAGCTGCTTTAAGCGGGTGCGGTTTACCCCACCCCTGTAGCATCTTGCCTCCATAGCCATGGCTAAATCATCGGCTCTTCGAAAGGAACTGATAAAGAGAGGCACTAATAATGGCACCATGTTCTTTGCCCGGTTTACGATGTTTCCTGATTCAAAATCCGCACCCCTTGCCATTTGAGCCTTCATTATCTTATCTGTTTCATCTAAAAGCGTAGGTATGAACCTTAGGGCTATGGTCATCATCATTGCCAGTTCATGAGCAGGCACGCCTATTCTTTTTAAAGGGTTTAAAAGGTGCTCAATACCGTCTGTAAGGGATATTGGGGATGTGGTTAAGGTCAGTACTGAGGTACCTATGATGAGAAAAATCAGCCTTAAAATCATAAAGGCAGCCAGCCTTAAGCCTTCATAAGTAATAACTAAAGGCCCTAATCTGTATAACTCTGTACCTGTTGTCAAAAACATATTTAAAAGTCCCGTTATTATCAAAATAGCAAGAATAGGCTTTAAGCCTTTAAAAATATATTTGACTGGAATGCGAGAAATTATAATCACCGAAATAAGAAATATTAAATTAGGAACATAGCCTAAAAAATTATTAATAATAAAAAGATTTATCATAAAAATGAAGGTGGCAGATATTTTAACTCTGGGGTCAAGATTATGGATGGAGGAATCTCCGGGCAGGTATTGCCCTATTGTAATATCCTTTATCATGATTTCCTGCTCCTTAAAAACTTAATAATTTCCTGTTTGGCTTCTTCAATTGTCAGAACATCATCTTTGAAGTCAATACCTTTTGATTTAAGTTCCCTAGCCAGAGCCGTAACTTGAGGAATACCCAGGCCTACCTTTATCAAAGTATCTGCTTCCTTGAATATATCCTTGGGACTTCCCGTTAAAATACATCTTCCTTCATTCATGACTATTATTCTGTCTACCAGTTTTGCAATATCCTCCATACTGTGAGATACCAGTATGGTGGTTTTGTTGTATTTATCATGTAAGCTTTTAATCTCCCCTAAAATTGCATCCCTGCCTCTTGGATCCAAGCCTGCCGTAGGTTCATCCAGTATTAAAACCTTGGGATCCATAGCCAGTACCCCTGCAATTGCAACTCTTCTCCGCTGGCCTCCGCTTAAGTCAAAGGGAGATTTAACTTTGCTTTCTTCGTAATCAAGTCCCACCATCTCCAAAGCCTGGCGCACTTTCAAATCCACTTCTTCATTGCTTAAACCTAAGTTTTTAGGGCCAAAGGCTACATCTTTATACACAGTTTCCTCAAAGAGCTGATGTTCGGGATACTGAAAGACCAGGCCTACCTTTTGCCTTACGGCCTTTAAATTGGTACCTTTAGCTGTTATCTCTATATCATCTACAAATATCTTTCCTGAGCTGGCTTTTAAAAGCCCGTTTAAATGCTGAACCAGGGTGGATTTACCGGAACCCGTATGTCCTATAAGGCCTACAAATTCACCGTCATTTATTTGCAGTGTAACATTGTCAAGGGCAGTTGATTCAAATGGTGTTCCCGGCATATATATATATGTAAGATTCTCTACTTTTATCGGCATAGCTGCACCACCATTTCATCAATTGTAAGAGTATCGGGACTTATATCTATGCCTTCTTTTTTTAATTCAAAGGCAAGTTCAGTCATCTGAGGTACGTCCAGTCCTATGCTTTTTAGCTCCTCAACCTTTGAGAATACTTCTTTTGGAGTGCCCGACAATACTACTTTTCCTTCCTCCATCACAATTACCCTGTCTGCATCTACCGCTTCTTCCATATAATGGGTAATAAGGATGATGGTTATACCCTCCTCCTTATTAAGTTTTTTGATGGTATTGATAACTTCCTTCCTTCCTGAAGGATCAAGCATGGCGGTAGGCTCATCCAAAACTATGCACTCAGGTTTCATTGAAATTACTCCGGCAATTGCAACTCTTTGCTTTTGGCCTCCCGAAAGCAAATGAGGACCATGCTTCATAAACTGGTACATGTCTACTGACTTTAATGATTCATCCACTCTTTTTCTGATTTCTCCCGGCTCAACACCAAGATTTTCAGGTCCAAAGGCTACATCTTCTTCAACGATGGTAGCAACTATCTGGTTATCGGGATTTTGGAAAACCATCCCTGCAGCCTGCCTTATATCCCATAGATATTTTTCTTCACCGGTATCCATGCCCTTAACATATATTTTTCCTGAAGTGGGGAGCAATAATGCATTCATATGCTTTGCAAGGGTGGATTTTCCTGAGCCATTATGGCCGATTATAACAACAAATTCACCTTTTTTTATGTCAATATTCACTTTATTTAACGCTGATATCTCTTCTTTATTTTCATCAGTTTTATATTGATAATTCAGATCTTTTGTTTCAATCATTTTCTCCATTATTACACCTTCTCTTTGGAGGTCAGAAATTAAATAAATTAGGGACTAAGTTAGCAAACTTTTCTACACATAACTTAATCCCTCAAGATGTCTAAATCAAAATAATTAAACTAGCTCCAATATAGCCATTTCGGCTGCATCGCCTCTTCTTGGACCTTCTTTAAGAATTCTGGTGTAGCCACCGCTTCTTTCAGAATACTTGGGAGCTATTTTTGTAAACAAATCGGTCACAACTGTTTCATCAAGCAAGTATGAAAGCGCCTGACGCCTTGCATGTAAATCCCCTCTTTTGCCAAGGGTAATCATCTTTTCAGCTATGCTTTTTACTTCCTTAGCTCTCATCACAGTTGTGCGGACCTTGCCATATTTCAAGAAGCTTGTTGTGAGGTTTCTAAGCATAGCAACCCTTTCATTTGTCGGGCGACCAAGCTTTCTATGTTCAGCCATGTAATTCCCTCCTTTACTCTTCGCTCTGTTTTAAACCTAACCCTAATGCAGCCAGTTTTTGTTCAACCTCTTCAAGGGACTTCTTACCGAGATTCCTTACCTTCATCATATCTTCAACAGACCTCTGAGTGAGTTCCTCCACAGTATTTATTCCTGCGCGCTTCAGGCAGTTATAAGATCTTACTGAGAGGTCGAGCTCTTCAATTGTCATGTCGAGCACTTTTTCCTTCTTGTCTTCTTCCTTTTCAACCATGATATTCACATCTGATACATGATCGGTTAAAGTCATAAAGAGTTTAAGGTGCTCAATCAAAACTTTTGCAGCAAGACTCAATGATTCGTCGGGTTTTATTGTTCCATTGGTCCATATTTCAAAAGTAAGTTTATCGTAATCAGTTACCTGGCCGACACGAGTGTCTTCTACGCTGTAATTAATTCTCTTAACCGGTGTATAGATTGAATCAACAGGGATCATACCGATGGGCTGGTTTGCTTCCTTGTTCTTTTCTGCCGGAACATAACCCCTGCCCTTATCGATATTGATTTCCATATATAATCTTGCATCTTCACTTAATGTGGCGATATGCATATCCTTGTTGATTATCTCTACATCGCCTTCACTCCTGATATCACCTGCAGTAACTTCTCCTTCACCGCGGGTGTCAATGTAAACCGTCCTTGGCCCGTCTCCATTAATTTTTAATGCAAGACTCTTAAGGTTTAAGATTATTTCAGTGACATCCTCTTTTACTCCAGGTACCGTTGAGAATTCGTGAAGCACGCCGTCAATCTTTATGGATGTAACAGCTGCTCCGGGCAGAGAGGATAGGAGAATTCTTCTTAATGAATTACCAAGGGTAGTTCCGTAACCTCTTTCCAATGGTTCTATTACAAACTTGCCATAGCTGCCGTCTTCGCTTGTCTCAACGCATTCTATTTTGGGCTTTTCTATTTCAATCATACCTATGAAACCCTCCTTTTGAATTTCTTATTACTATATTGAGGGCAATTAATCCTACATTAATTATTTAGAATATAACTCAACAATCAGTGTTTCTTGTACTGGTATATCGATATCTTCTCTCTTAGGATCTGCAATAACCTTTCCCTCAAGTTTATCCATTTCTACAGATAACCATTGCGGAGTAGTTACAGCGACCTCTGCTAAAGCTTTGAACTTTTCGCTGCTTCTGCTGCTTTCCTTGACAGCTATAACATCTCCAACCGAAATCTTATATGAAGGTATGTTAACCTTCTTTCCGTTTACAGTAAAATGTCCGTGATTAACCAGCTGTCTTGCTTCTGTTCTTGAGCTTGCGAATCCTAATCTGAAAACAACGTTATCCAATCTTGTTTCCAAAAGCTTCAGGAGATTTTCACCGGTGATACCTTTCTTCCTGTCTGCTTTTTCATAATATTCTCTGAACTGGGTTTCAAGGATACCATATATTCTCCTGGCTTTTTGCTTTTCTCTCAACTGAACACCATAGTTTGAAAGCTTCTTTCTGCTTTGGCCATGTTGTCCGGGAGCATATGTTCTTTTTTGTACGGAACACTTGTCAGAATAACATCTATCTCCCTTTAAGAAAAGCTTTATGCCTTCTCTTCTGCATAATCTGCATACCGGGCCTGTATATCTTGCCATGTTTTTTGCACCTCCTTAAGTTATACTCTTCTGCGTTTAGGTGGTCTGCAGCCATTATGAGGAATAGGTGTAACATCCTTTATAAGGCTGACTTCCAATCCTGCCGCCTGTAGTGATCTGATAGCTGCTTCTCTGCCTGAACCAGGTCCCTTAACGAAAACCTCTACAGACTTTAAGCCATGTTCCATTGCTGATTTTGCAGCTGTTTCTGCAGCCATCTGAGCAGCGTAGGGAGTGCTTTTCCTTGAACCTCTGAATCCAAGTCCGCCGGCACTGGCCCATGAAAGAGCATTTCCAGTTGTGTCAGTTAAAGTAACAATTGTATTATTAAATGTTGATTGTATGTGGGCTGCGCCGCGTTCAACATTTTTGCGTTCTCTTCTCTTGCGAGTAACCTTTTTACCCTTAGGTTGAGCTGCCATTCATTTCCCTCCTTAATTATTTTTTCCTTCTTACGCCAACAGTCCTCTTAGGTCCTTTTCTGGTCCTTGCGTTTGTCTTGGTCTTCTGTCCTCTGACCGGAAGTCCTCTTCTGTGACGTATTCCTCTATAACAACCAATTTCCACTAGCCTTTTTATACTAAGGGAAACATCTCTTCTTAAATCACCTTCAACTTTGAAGCTTTTATCTATATATTCCCTTAATTTGTTGACTTCTGCTTCTGTAAGATCTTTAACTCTGGTATCAGGGCTTATGCCTGTTTCCTGGAGTATCTTATTGGCTCTTGGTCTCCCTATGCCAAATATATAAGTAAGACCTATTTCTGCCCTTTTTTCTCTTGGTAGGTCAACACCTGCTATTCTAGCCATTAATTACTTACACCTCCTGGTTTTAATTTGTGTATTTATTAAATCAGTCTATAAGGACATCCATACAATAGTATTTGATGCAGCCGCTCCCATATAGTACTAATTTGTTTTATTAACCTTGCTTTTGTTTATGTTTCGCGTTTTCACAGATAACCATCACTTTGCCATGTCTTTTAATTATCTTGCATTTTTCACATATAGGTTTTACCGATGGCCTTACCTTCATGGCTTACCCTCCTTTATTTTGCTCTCCACGTTATACGTCCTCGAGTTAAATCATAGGGCGATAATTCTATGGTGACCTTATCTCCTGGAAGAATCCTTATAAAATTCATTCTTAATTTTCCTGATATATGAGCGAGTACTTTATGCCCATTTTCTAATTCTACCTGAAACATTGCATTTGGTAAAGCCTCGATAACAGTACCCTGCAACTCTACAACATCATCTTTAGACATAAGGTAATCAAACCTCCTTATAATTAGATTAATCAATCAAACCCAGTGACTTCAAACTGTTTTTTATATCACCATTGCTTATTCTCATATTGGATTCAATTTTTGCTTTGACATCATGTGCTACATGATTATGAACATCGAGATGTTTGATTTTCTTCCTCT
This window of the Oxobacter pfennigii genome carries:
- the rplM gene encoding 50S ribosomal protein L13, producing the protein MKTTYIAKPADINRKWYVVDAQGKTLGRMASQVASILRGKNKPIYTPHMDTGDFVIIVNAEKVVLTGKKLDQKFYRHHSLYPGGLKETSYRQLLSSKPEFAVYEAVRGMLPKGPLGRKMLKKLKVFRGPEHQHQAQQPEVLEIKTDK
- the truA gene encoding tRNA pseudouridine(38-40) synthase TruA, with amino-acid sequence MRNIKLTIEYDGTNYSGWQIQKNSVSIQESIEKAIITVTGQSINLTGSSRTDAGVHAKGMTANFFCDTTIPEKSIAAAINSKLPEDIAILDAQYVDENFHSRYSSTGKRYSYTILNRRVSSPLLRNFAAHVWYPLCIDSMREACKYFLGTQDFSAFMSTGSSVKTTIRTIRLLNLVHSDDIIKLYIEADGFLYNMVRIISGTLIDIGRGIISPNDITRIIESKDRERAGKTAPPQGLCLEEVYY
- a CDS encoding energy-coupling factor transporter transmembrane component T family protein; this encodes MIKDITIGQYLPGDSSIHNLDPRVKISATFIFMINLFIINNFLGYVPNLIFLISVIIISRIPVKYIFKGLKPILAILIITGLLNMFLTTGTELYRLGPLVITYEGLRLAAFMILRLIFLIIGTSVLTLTTSPISLTDGIEHLLNPLKRIGVPAHELAMMMTIALRFIPTLLDETDKIMKAQMARGADFESGNIVNRAKNMVPLLVPLFISSFRRADDLAMAMEARCYRGGVNRTRLKQLKIKNIDKAAMAIIVLLVAVSVYSRFL
- a CDS encoding energy-coupling factor transporter ATPase, with the translated sequence MPIKVENLTYIYMPGTPFESTALDNVTLQINDGEFVGLIGHTGSGKSTLVQHLNGLLKASSGKIFVDDIEITAKGTNLKAVRQKVGLVFQYPEHQLFEETVYKDVAFGPKNLGLSNEEVDLKVRQALEMVGLDYEESKVKSPFDLSGGQRRRVAIAGVLAMDPKVLILDEPTAGLDPRGRDAILGEIKSLHDKYNKTTILVSHSMEDIAKLVDRIIVMNEGRCILTGSPKDIFKEADTLIKVGLGIPQVTALARELKSKGIDFKDDVLTIEEAKQEIIKFLRSRKS
- a CDS encoding energy-coupling factor transporter ATPase produces the protein MMEKMIETKDLNYQYKTDENKEEISALNKVNIDIKKGEFVVIIGHNGSGKSTLAKHMNALLLPTSGKIYVKGMDTGEEKYLWDIRQAAGMVFQNPDNQIVATIVEEDVAFGPENLGVEPGEIRKRVDESLKSVDMYQFMKHGPHLLSGGQKQRVAIAGVISMKPECIVLDEPTAMLDPSGRKEVINTIKKLNKEEGITIILITHYMEEAVDADRVIVMEEGKVVLSGTPKEVFSKVEELKSIGLDVPQMTELAFELKKEGIDISPDTLTIDEMVVQLCR
- the rplQ gene encoding 50S ribosomal protein L17, with protein sequence MAEHRKLGRPTNERVAMLRNLTTSFLKYGKVRTTVMRAKEVKSIAEKMITLGKRGDLHARRQALSYLLDETVVTDLFTKIAPKYSERSGGYTRILKEGPRRGDAAEMAILELV
- a CDS encoding DNA-directed RNA polymerase subunit alpha, which gives rise to MIEIEKPKIECVETSEDGSYGKFVIEPLERGYGTTLGNSLRRILLSSLPGAAVTSIKIDGVLHEFSTVPGVKEDVTEIILNLKSLALKINGDGPRTVYIDTRGEGEVTAGDIRSEGDVEIINKDMHIATLSEDARLYMEINIDKGRGYVPAEKNKEANQPIGMIPVDSIYTPVKRINYSVEDTRVGQVTDYDKLTFEIWTNGTIKPDESLSLAAKVLIEHLKLFMTLTDHVSDVNIMVEKEEDKKEKVLDMTIEELDLSVRSYNCLKRAGINTVEELTQRSVEDMMKVRNLGKKSLEEVEQKLAALGLGLKQSEE
- the rpsD gene encoding 30S ribosomal protein S4; this translates as MARYTGPVCRLCRREGIKLFLKGDRCYSDKCSVQKRTYAPGQHGQSRKKLSNYGVQLREKQKARRIYGILETQFREYYEKADRKKGITGENLLKLLETRLDNVVFRLGFASSRTEARQLVNHGHFTVNGKKVNIPSYKISVGDVIAVKESSRSSEKFKALAEVAVTTPQWLSVEMDKLEGKVIADPKREDIDIPVQETLIVELYSK
- the rpsK gene encoding 30S ribosomal protein S11; translated protein: MAAQPKGKKVTRKRRERKNVERGAAHIQSTFNNTIVTLTDTTGNALSWASAGGLGFRGSRKSTPYAAQMAAETAAKSAMEHGLKSVEVFVKGPGSGREAAIRSLQAAGLEVSLIKDVTPIPHNGCRPPKRRRV
- the rpsM gene encoding 30S ribosomal protein S13; translated protein: MARIAGVDLPREKRAEIGLTYIFGIGRPRANKILQETGISPDTRVKDLTEAEVNKLREYIDKSFKVEGDLRRDVSLSIKRLVEIGCYRGIRHRRGLPVRGQKTKTNARTRKGPKRTVGVRRKK
- the rpmJ gene encoding 50S ribosomal protein L36 — its product is MKVRPSVKPICEKCKIIKRHGKVMVICENAKHKQKQG
- the infA gene encoding translation initiation factor IF-1, giving the protein MSKDDVVELQGTVIEALPNAMFQVELENGHKVLAHISGKLRMNFIRILPGDKVTIELSPYDLTRGRITWRAK